The Euphorbia lathyris chromosome 3, ddEupLath1.1, whole genome shotgun sequence genome contains a region encoding:
- the LOC136221780 gene encoding protein HEAT-STRESS-ASSOCIATED 32-like isoform X2: MLQLLLIQPNTYMIDRVEGRIRIITLGTFTVMAEYQHIGRADMIMIDADDICRDADSLRAEVIAKFIGRLGLEKTMFESSSARTAEWFVKCYGPRDKQTSQR; encoded by the exons ATGTTGCAGCTGCTACTG ATTCAACCCAACACGTACATGATTGATAGAGTGGAAGGTCGAATCAGAATAATAACCCTTGGGACCTTCACAGTGATGGCTGAATATCAG CACATTGGCAGAGCAGATATGATAATGATAGATGCAGATGATATCTGTAGAGATGCTGATTCTCTAAGAGCAGAGGTAATCGCGAAGTTCATTGGACGACTAGGTCTTGAGAAAACCATGTTCGAGTCATCGAGTGCTAGAACCGCAGAGTGGTTTGTCAAATGCTATGGTCCAAG ggacaagcaaacgtcccaaaggtag
- the LOC136221780 gene encoding protein MAIN-LIKE 1-like isoform X1: MVQGTSKRPKGSEDESWLVSGPVDGGPVDGSMIPSFLGHVASRMLGGEIRSFLTCYNRSTACRDLCQWFSGASPELKEMIEKTGLSHLPHIMFKNLDTPLLTAFVERWHPDTNSFHMSFGEMTIQLHDVWQILRIPIDGPMVSESPTTDGLQAMCMLMFGVDRDQLLLLGLFD; this comes from the exons ATGGTCCAAG ggacaagcaaacgtcccaaaggtagtgaggacgagagctggctAGTTAGTGGACCGGTGGATGGTGGCCCCGTTGATGGTTCcatgattcctagttttctaggacatgttgcctcgcGGATGCTGGGAggagagattcggtcgtttctgacctgctacaacagatcaacagcatgccgagatttgtgtcagtggttttctggtgcgtcacccgag ctgaaggaaatgatcgagaagactggtttgtctcaccttccacatatcatgtttaagaacctcgacactccgctgttgactgcgttcgtggagcggtggcatcccgatacgaactccttccacatgtcgttcggggagatgactatccagctgcatgatgtatggcagattcttcggatcccgatcgacggtccgatggtgtccgagtctcccacTACTGACGGGCTTCAAGCCATGTGCATGCTGATGTTTGGGGTGGATCGGGATCAGCTTCTGTTACTGGGCCT ATTTGATTAA